In a genomic window of Sarcophilus harrisii chromosome 4, mSarHar1.11, whole genome shotgun sequence:
- the ZP3 gene encoding zona pellucida sperm-binding protein 3: MAGGVCLQPFLGRVRTPASSSFLPSLLLGFLMLPGISWQVPHPPWFVQVQCLESHMVVSVKRDLFGTGKLVKATDLSLGPGGCKPAAVQEDAQVVTFEAGLYECGSAIQVTPDGLIYRTSLFYRPHPIGNFTILRTNRAEVPIECYYPRWGNVSSRAVQPTWVPFRSTIASEKKLNFSLHLMNDDWTAESNSAKFRLGDVAHLQAEVHTGGHVALKLFVDSCVATPSPDKNSEPRYRIIDYHGCLVDGLSESSSAFRAPRPKPDILQFTMDVFHFVQDSRKLIYITCHLRVTVADQAPDQINKACSFNKSTNSWFPVEGSPEICKCCNTKNCENPNGSRGLLPISTKPWKRMASLHQQQAREADLTVGPVFLAMNVSRHTPWEPNPDFVEKYAALGLGLSLIAVSVFTLVIMALVLLCRKHNSAS, encoded by the exons ATGGCTGGAGGAGTCTGTCTTCAGCCCTTTCTTGGGAGAGTTAGGACTCCTGCCTCCTCcagttttctcccttccctcctccttggGTTCCTGATGCTTCCTGGGATTTCTTGGCAGGTTCCCCATCCTCCATGGTTCGTGCAGGTTCAATGCCTGGAGTCCCACATGGTGGTGAGCGTTAAAAGAGATCTGTTTGGCACCGGGAAGCTGGTCAAAGCCACGGATCTCAGTCTGGGCCCGGGGGGCTGCAAGCCTGCAGCTGTGCAAGAAGATGCTCAGGTCGTCACCTTTGAGGCTGGCCTCTATGAGTGTGGCAGTGCCATTCAG GTAACTCCAGATGGACTAATATACCGCACCAGCTTGTTCTACCGCCCACACCCAATTGGAAATTTTACCATCTTAAGGACTAATCGAGCAGAAGTTCCCATTGAATGCTACTATCCTAG GTGGGGCAATGTAAGTAGCAGAGCTGTCCAGCCTACATGGGTGCCCTTTAGGTCCACCATAGCTTCTGAAAAGAAGCTTAACTTTTCTCTGCACTTGATGAATG ATGATTGGACGGCCGAGAGTAACTCGGCCAAGTTCCGGCTGGGTGACGTAGCCCACCTTCAGGCTGAAGTGCACACGGGTGGCCACGTGGCGCTGAAGCTCTTTGTTGACAGCTGTGTGGCTACCCCGAGCCCAGACAAGAACTCGGAGCCCCGTTACCGCATCATTGATTACCATGG GTGCCTGGTAGATGGCCTTTCTGAATCTTCCTCAGCCTTCAGAGCCCCCAGGCCTAAGCCAGACATCCTCCAGTTCACAATGGATGTGTTCCACTTTGTCCAAGATTCCCGGAAACTG ATCTACATTACATGCCATCTGAGGGTCACTGTAGCTGACCAAGCCCCAGACCAAATAAACAAGGCCTGTTCCTTCAACAAGTCCACCAATAG TTGGTTTCCAGTAGAAGGATCTCCTGAGATCTGCAAGTGCTGCAACACCAAAAACTGTGAAAACCCCAACGGTTCCAGGGGCCTACTTCCTATCTCTACAAAGCCCTGGAAAAGAATGGCTTCCCTCCACCAGCAGCAAG CGAGAGAGGCAGACCTCACTGTTGGGCCCGTGTTTTTGGCAATGAACGTCAGCCGTCACACCCCATGGGAGCCCAACCCGGATTTCGTGGAAAAGTACGCAGCCCTTGGCCTGGGCCTGTCCCTGATTGCTGTCTCTGTTTTTACCTTAGTCATCATGGCCCTGGTCCTCCTCTGTAGGAAGCACAACAGTGCTTCTTGA